GTGAGGGCACGGTGGAACGCCGGGCCGCCGGGCGCCGCGTTGATCGCGCCGATCGGGCCGCGCAGCAGGGTGGTGGCCGCGCCGAGAGTGGCCAGCAGCACCCATTTCTCCCACATCTCGGCGCGGATGTGCGGGGACGGGCGGGAGTCGAAGCCGGCGTCGCCGAGAGCCGCGGCGACCGCGTCGACCCGGTCGTCGGCCGCGTCGCCGAGCGGGCCGAAGACCAGGCGGTGCAGGTCGCTCATCTGGACCACGTCACCGTGCTCGTTCAGCGTGCCGTGGATCATGCAGAGGCCGCCCCAGACGTGCTCGGGGCCGAAGGCGCCGGTCAGGGTGTCGAGGTGGCGCATCCCGTTGAGGAGCGGGACGATCACGGTGCGCTCGCCGACGGCGGGAGCCAGGCTCGCGATCACGGCGTCCAGCGCGTAGCTCTTGACCGCGATGAGGACCAGGTCATAAGCATCGTCGAGGGTGTTGATCGTGCGCGGCGTCAGCTTGGTCTCGCCCGAAGGCGAGACGATCCGCAAGCCTCGCTCGGCGAGCCGGGCCTGCCGGCCCTCGCGGACCAGGAACGTGACGTCGCGCCCGGCCTGCGCCAGCCGGCCGCCGAAGTAGCCACCGGTCGCGCCGGCCCCGGCCACCAGGATCCGCATCAGCCCAGCTGCTCGTCGTCGAAGCACCAGCGCCAGGTCTCGCCCGGCTCGAACGAGCGCATCACCGGGTGCCCGGTCTCGGCGTGGTGCGCGGACATGTGGCGGCGGGGCGACGAGTCGCAGCAGGCGACCACGCCGCAGGTGAGGCAGAGGCGCAGGTGCACCCAGTCGTCGAAGCCGCCGGCCACGCACTGCGGGCAGCCGTCGGCGTAAGCGGTCTGGGGAGCCGGGTCGCCGGACTCCTTGAGATGCTGGCAGATCACTCTTCACTCCGGTGCAGCTGGGACTCTTCCAGGTCGAGCTCGCGCTGGGCGCGGACCAGCACCTCCTCCGGGATCCGCCCCTCGTTCCGGGCGATCTTGAAGACGTGCCGCTCCGCACTGATCATCTCGCGCCGCAGCCGGCCGTAGGCAGCCGAGGGGGTCTCCTGCTGCTGGCTGCCCAGCCGCTCCCAGGCGTTGTTGGACCGGCTCTCGACCAGGCCGCGCAGCCGGTCGACCACCGAGGCGGGCGCGCCGTCGGCATGCGCCTCCAGCGCTTCCAGGGCGGCGCGGCTGGCGGCGTGCTGCACCCCGGCCTCGGCGAGCGCGTCCTGGGCGCTGGTGTCCTCGCGCACCCCGAGCCGCCGGGCCAGCGTCGGCAGCGTGGTGCCCTGGGTCAGCAGGGTCAGCACGATGACCGCGAAGGCGATGAAGATGAACAGGTCGCGGGGGTAGTCCGGCACCTCGGCCTCAGGGCTGAACGAGGGCAGGGTCTGCGCGGCGGCCAGGGTGACCACGCCGCGCATCCCGGCCCAGGCCAGCACGGCGACCGCGGCGGCCTGCGGCCGCGCCTCCCGGGCCCGGACCCGCGGGAGCAGCCGGGCCAGATAGGTCGCCGGGTACATCCACAGGAAGCGGACCGCGACCAGGGTGCCGAAGACCGCGGCGGTGACCGAGACGGTGGTGACCATGTCGGTCTCGATGCTGCTCACCACCGTCCGCAGCTGGAGGCCGACCAGCAGGAACACCACGCCCTCCAGGAGGAACGTGGTGAGCCGCCAGACCGCGTCCATCTGGAGGCGGGAGGTGGGCGAGAGCAGGTAGGGCATCCGGTGCCCGAGGTAGAGCCCGGCGATCACCACGGCGACCACGCTGGAGGTGTGCAACTCCTCGGCGACGATCACCACGACGAACGGGGTGAGCAGCGACACCGCGTCGTCCAGCAGCGGATCCTCGATCCACCGGTGCAGCTTGGCCGCGGCGATCGCGGCGACCATGCCGATGATCAGGCCGCCGCCGGCTTTCAGCCCGACCTCGGCGGCGATCTCCCAGAACCCGACCGCGGCGCCGGCCAGCGCGCCCACCGACACCCGCACCAGCACCAGCGCGGACGCGTCGTTGAGCAGGCTCTCGCCCTCCAGGATGGTGACCACCCGGCGGGGCAGGCCCACGCGGCGGGCGATCGCGGTGGCGGAGACCGCGTCCGGCGGGGCGACGATCGCGCCCAGCGCGACGCAGGCGGCCAGCGGCGCCTGCGGGACCATCCAGTGCACGACGAAACCGACCGCGAACGCGGTGACCAGCACCAGCCCGACGGCGAGCAGCAGGATCGGGCGCAGCGCGTGGCGGAACGCCGGCACCGAGGTCTGCAAGGCGGCCACGTAGAGCAACGGCGGCAGGATGCCGATCAGCACCAGCTCCGGCTCGAGGTGCGCCTCGGGGAAGCCCGGAACATAGGACAGGCCGAGACCGGCGACCAGCAGCACCAGCGGCGCCACGAAGCCGAGCCTGCGGGCGAGGGCCGCGCCGACGACCGCGATCGCCACGAACACGACCGTTTCGACGATGCTCTCCATGGCGGGAAGCTTATTGCCCGCCGGATGCCGGCATCAGGTGGTGCTCACCACGCCCGATCGCGCGACGGTCTTGGCCCGGGTGCCGTCCATGCCCTCGCGGGTGCGGACCTCGTCCACCGAGAAGACGTACGGCGTGCCGGGGACCAGCCCGGTGACCGTGGCGCTCATCCAGCCGCAGCCGCCCGGGGTGACCGTCAGCCAGCCCGGGGACTCCGGCTGCGCGCCGGCCACCAGGTCCTGGCTGACCGCGATGATCCGATACTGGACCAGGTCGGCGCCGCCCGGGTTGAACCACGTGACCATGGCGCTGGTGGTGCCCGGGGTGACGTCCACGCCGTTGATCGCGCCGCCCCGGAACGCGGCGGCGTCGCAGGCCGGGCTGCGGTTCGGCGTCGGCGTGGCCGAGGGCGAGACGGCCGGCGGCAGCGTGGCGGCGGCCGGCCGGGCCCGCGGCGCGAAGCTCGTGGTGGGTGACGGCGCGACGCTGCCCGCGGTCGACCAGATCCACGGGCTGGTCCCGGACGGGCTCGGCGCGGCCTGCGCGGTCCCGGAGGAGGCGCAGGCGGCCAGCAGCAACGGCCCGGCGAGCATCGGCAGAACGACGGCGGCAGCTTTCCGAATCCCCAGCACGTCCCTCACGTTCGGGCCGGGCCGCCGGTTGCTTAGCGGTAATGCTCCCGGGCGCGCCGGGCCAGGTCCTTGGTCGCGGCCGAGTTGACCCAGGTGCCGAGGACCACGCCGGCGCCCGGGACCATCTTGGCGAAGACCTTGCGGGCCGCGCGCACCCCAGCCATGTGGGCGAGCTTGACGCTGAGCTTGATCAGCGCGCCGCCGAGCGGGCCGCCCTCCGGGCCGGTGAAGATCCGGCTGGCGCGTTCCCGGCCGGCCGCCACGCCGAGGGCGGTCCGCGCGGTCTCGGCGGCCTTGTGCACCCGCTGGAGGACGAGCAGGTCGGTGGCGCGTTCCGGGGCGGTCGGGTCGGCCCCGTGGGCGGCGGCGATGTGCAGCACCATCCGGGCCTGGGTCCAGGCGAGCACGCCGACGTCGAGGACCGCGCCGGGCAGGCCGGCGACGCCGGAGACGGCGCCGGAGAGGCGGGCCAGGGTGGTGAAGTTCTTGACGGCCAGGGTGGCGAGCTCGTCCGGGGTGATGCCGGGACGGCCGGCACGGGTCCGGGCGGCCCACTCGGCGGCCTCCGGGCCGAGACGGCGGACGGCTTCCAGGGCCAGGTGCTCCGGGGCGTACTGGGGGTCGGCCCGCATCCGGGACCAGAGGGTGCCGGGTGGGGTGGCGGCTTCGCCGGAAGAGGTGGGAACGGGTACGGGGTGGCTGCTCAACGATCACTCCCGAGGGGGCGAGACGGCGATCTACCCCCATAGTGGCGTCGGCGTGCACGTCGGTTGCCCGGCGATGCCAGGTTTTGGTGTTGACCGTCACACCGTTGCGTTCGGTGAGCTGCTCGGCGTACGCAAAGATTCGAAGAAGGACCACAGCGGGCCGGAATGTTCGCCGCGGTCCGGCTGTTGTCGGCGGAAAGCCCGCGTCGGCGGGCGATGTCTTGAGGAGGACCGCAGCGTGCTCGACCCACACGGGCTCTACGAGGTGGCCGGAGAACTGCCGGCCCTGGACAGCCCGGTGCTGATCCAGGCGCTCACCGGGTTCGTCGACGCGGGCAGCGCGATCCAGCTGGCCCGGGAGCACCTCCTGGCGGACCTGGAGAGCGAGGTCGTCGCCACCTTCGACCTGGACCAGCTCCTCGACTACCGGTCGCGCCGCCCTCCGATGATCTTCGTGGCCGACCACTTCGAGAGCTACGAGGACCCGGTCCTCGCCCTGCACCTGGTGCGTGACCAGCTCGGCACGCCGTTCCTGCTGCTCGCCGGCCCGGAGCCGGACCTCCAGTGGGAGCGGTTCATCGCCGCGGTGACCGAGCTCATCGAGCGGCTCGGCGTCAAGGTCACCATCGGGCTGAACGCGATTCCGATGGCCGTCCCGCACACCCGGCCGGTCAGCCTCACCGCGCACGCCACCGACCGGAAACTGATCGGCGAGCACGAGTCCTGGTTGCAGCGGGTGCAGGTGCCGGCCAGCGTCGGCAACCTGCTGGAGTTCCGGCTCGGGCAGAACGGGCACGACGCGCTCGGGTACGCCGCGCACGTCCCGCACTACCTGGCCCAGACCGGTTACCCGGCCGCCGCCGAGCTGCTGCTCGACTCGGTCTCCGGCAACACCGGGCTGGCGCTGCCGACCGGGAAGCTGCGCGAGGCGGCCAAGCAGGTCCGCGAGGAGGTGGACAAGCAGATCGCCGAGGACGAGCAGGCGGCCCGGCTGGTCACCTCGCTGGAGGCGCAGTACGACGCGTTCGTCCGCGGCCGGCAGGCCAACCTGCTGGTGGACACCGACGCCCCGCTGCCGACCGCCGAGGAGCTCGGCGCGGAGCTGGAGCGCTTCCTCGCCGAGCAGACCCGCGACGACGGCTAGCGCTTGCTGATCAGGAAGTCGAGGACGGCCGGGAGCTGCGCGTCCCAGTAGTCCCAGGTGTGCTCTCCCGGGCCGAAATCGGCGTCCAGCTCCACCCCGCCGGCCTTGCAGGCGGCGACGAACCGCCGGTTCTGCGCGAGCAGGTGGTCCTCGGTGCCGCACCGCAGCATCAGCCGGGGCAGCCGCTCCGGGGCGGCGGTGCGCAGCAGGTGCAGCAGATCCTCGTCGCCGCCGGCGACGACCCGGTCGGCGAAGACCCGCGCGACCAGGGCACGCATGTGCGGTCGCAGATCGTGCTCCTGGATGTACGCCAGGTCGAGCGCCCCGGACAGCGTCGCGGCGGCGGCGAAGCGCTCCGGCTCGCGCAGCGCCCACTTCATCGCGCCGTAGCCGCCCATCGACAGCCCGGCGACGAACGTGTCCTCCCGCCGCTGCGAGACCCGGAAGAACTTCCGCACGGTCTCCGGCAGCTCGGCCGAGAGGAAGTCCCAGAACCGCATGCCGTACGCCTCGTTGGCGTAGAAGCTGCGATGCACCTGGGGCATGACCACGGCCAGGCCGTGCGCGTCCG
Above is a genomic segment from Actinoplanes ianthinogenes containing:
- a CDS encoding proteasome assembly chaperone family protein, with the protein product MLDPHGLYEVAGELPALDSPVLIQALTGFVDAGSAIQLAREHLLADLESEVVATFDLDQLLDYRSRRPPMIFVADHFESYEDPVLALHLVRDQLGTPFLLLAGPEPDLQWERFIAAVTELIERLGVKVTIGLNAIPMAVPHTRPVSLTAHATDRKLIGEHESWLQRVQVPASVGNLLEFRLGQNGHDALGYAAHVPHYLAQTGYPAAAELLLDSVSGNTGLALPTGKLREAAKQVREEVDKQIAEDEQAARLVTSLEAQYDAFVRGRQANLLVDTDAPLPTAEELGAELERFLAEQTRDDG
- a CDS encoding UBP-type zinc finger domain-containing protein, with translation MICQHLKESGDPAPQTAYADGCPQCVAGGFDDWVHLRLCLTCGVVACCDSSPRRHMSAHHAETGHPVMRSFEPGETWRWCFDDEQLG
- a CDS encoding EcsC family protein produces the protein MSSHPVPVPTSSGEAATPPGTLWSRMRADPQYAPEHLALEAVRRLGPEAAEWAARTRAGRPGITPDELATLAVKNFTTLARLSGAVSGVAGLPGAVLDVGVLAWTQARMVLHIAAAHGADPTAPERATDLLVLQRVHKAAETARTALGVAAGRERASRIFTGPEGGPLGGALIKLSVKLAHMAGVRAARKVFAKMVPGAGVVLGTWVNSAATKDLARRAREHYR
- a CDS encoding Na+/H+ antiporter encodes the protein MESIVETVVFVAIAVVGAALARRLGFVAPLVLLVAGLGLSYVPGFPEAHLEPELVLIGILPPLLYVAALQTSVPAFRHALRPILLLAVGLVLVTAFAVGFVVHWMVPQAPLAACVALGAIVAPPDAVSATAIARRVGLPRRVVTILEGESLLNDASALVLVRVSVGALAGAAVGFWEIAAEVGLKAGGGLIIGMVAAIAAAKLHRWIEDPLLDDAVSLLTPFVVVIVAEELHTSSVVAVVIAGLYLGHRMPYLLSPTSRLQMDAVWRLTTFLLEGVVFLLVGLQLRTVVSSIETDMVTTVSVTAAVFGTLVAVRFLWMYPATYLARLLPRVRAREARPQAAAVAVLAWAGMRGVVTLAAAQTLPSFSPEAEVPDYPRDLFIFIAFAVIVLTLLTQGTTLPTLARRLGVREDTSAQDALAEAGVQHAASRAALEALEAHADGAPASVVDRLRGLVESRSNNAWERLGSQQQETPSAAYGRLRREMISAERHVFKIARNEGRIPEEVLVRAQRELDLEESQLHRSEE
- a CDS encoding alpha/beta hydrolase, encoding MALIRCDFDSEALELSTSMSVILPDRDAGDPPPVLYLLHGLTDDHSAWSRFTSVERYADAHGLAVVMPQVHRSFYANEAYGMRFWDFLSAELPETVRKFFRVSQRREDTFVAGLSMGGYGAMKWALREPERFAAAATLSGALDLAYIQEHDLRPHMRALVARVFADRVVAGGDEDLLHLLRTAAPERLPRLMLRCGTEDHLLAQNRRFVAACKAGGVELDADFGPGEHTWDYWDAQLPAVLDFLISKR
- a CDS encoding fibronectin type III domain-containing protein, coding for MLGIRKAAAVVLPMLAGPLLLAACASSGTAQAAPSPSGTSPWIWSTAGSVAPSPTTSFAPRARPAAATLPPAVSPSATPTPNRSPACDAAAFRGGAINGVDVTPGTTSAMVTWFNPGGADLVQYRIIAVSQDLVAGAQPESPGWLTVTPGGCGWMSATVTGLVPGTPYVFSVDEVRTREGMDGTRAKTVARSGVVSTT
- a CDS encoding ketopantoate reductase family protein, with translation MRILVAGAGATGGYFGGRLAQAGRDVTFLVREGRQARLAERGLRIVSPSGETKLTPRTINTLDDAYDLVLIAVKSYALDAVIASLAPAVGERTVIVPLLNGMRHLDTLTGAFGPEHVWGGLCMIHGTLNEHGDVVQMSDLHRLVFGPLGDAADDRVDAVAAALGDAGFDSRPSPHIRAEMWEKWVLLATLGAATTLLRGPIGAINAAPGGPAFHRALTAEAIAVATAAGFPPRPQAVAVLGETMTSTEPRTSSMYRDLVAGLPVEADAIVGDLVAEATRHGVATPLLSAAYTALSIYQAGR